A genomic region of Microtus ochrogaster isolate Prairie Vole_2 chromosome 15, MicOch1.0, whole genome shotgun sequence contains the following coding sequences:
- the Gpd1 gene encoding glycerol-3-phosphate dehydrogenase [NAD(+)], cytoplasmic isoform X2, translating into MAGKKVCIVGSGNWGSAIAKIVGSNAARLAHFDPRVTMWVFEEDIGGRKLTEIINTQHENVKYLPGHKLPPNVVAIPDVVQAATGADILIFVVPHQFIGKICDQLKGHLKANTIGISLIKGVDEGPKGLKLISEVIGERLGIPMSVLMGANIASEVAEEKFCETTIGCKDVAQGQLLKELMQTPNFRVTVVQEVDTVEICGALKWLRVLGHLPGELWCCRPHHYLLRRAEPQGGRGLRSHWKVYRAAGERDAEWAEAPGAPDSQGATQHPSTQGPREQVPLVHGCVQSVLRRAARG; encoded by the exons GGGCTCAGCCATTGCCAAGATCGTGGGCAGCAATGCAGCTCGCCTGGCACACTTTGACCCGCGGGTGACCATGTGGGTGTTTGAGGAAGACATTGGGGGCAGAAAGCTAACTGAGATCATCAACACGCAGCATGAGAATGTTAAATACCTGCCAGGGCACAAGCTGCCCCCCAATGTG GTGGCTATCCCAGATGTGGTCCAGGCTGCTACAGGTGCTGACATCCTAATCTTTGTGGTGCCCCATCAGTTCATTGGCAAGATCTGTGACCAGCTCAAAGGTCACTTGAAGGCCAATACAATTGGCATATCTCTTATTAAG GGGGTAGACGAGGGCCCCAAAGGGCTGAAGCTCATCTCTGAAGTGATTGGGGAACGCCTTGGTATCCCCATGAGCGTGCTGATGGGGGCCAACATTGCCAGCGAGGTGGCCGAGGAGAAGTTCTGTGAGACCACAATTG GCTGCAAGGATGTGGCCCAGGGACAGCTCctgaaggagctgatgcagacaccCAACTTCCGCGTCACTGTGGTACAGGAGGTGGACACAGTGGAGATTTGTGGGGCCTTAAAG TGGCTCCGTGTCCTCGGCCACCTTCCTGGAGAGCTGTGGTGTTGCCGACCTCATCACTACCTGCTACGGAGGGCGGAACCGCAAGGTGGCAGAGGCCTTCGCTCGCACTGGAAAG TCTATCGAGCAGCTGGAGAAAGAGATGCTGAATGGGCAGAAGCTCCAGGGGCCCCAGACAGCCAGGGAGCTACACAACATCCTTCAACACAAGGGCCTCGTGAACAA GTTCCCCTTGTTCACGGCTGTGTACAAAGTGTGCTACGAAGGGCAGCCCGTGGGTGA
- the Gpd1 gene encoding glycerol-3-phosphate dehydrogenase [NAD(+)], cytoplasmic isoform X1 translates to MAGKKVCIVGSGNWGSAIAKIVGSNAARLAHFDPRVTMWVFEEDIGGRKLTEIINTQHENVKYLPGHKLPPNVVAIPDVVQAATGADILIFVVPHQFIGKICDQLKGHLKANTIGISLIKGVDEGPKGLKLISEVIGERLGIPMSVLMGANIASEVAEEKFCETTIGCKDVAQGQLLKELMQTPNFRVTVVQEVDTVEICGALKNIVAVGAGFCDGLGFGDNTKAAVIRLGLMEMIAFAKLFCSGSVSSATFLESCGVADLITTCYGGRNRKVAEAFARTGKSIEQLEKEMLNGQKLQGPQTARELHNILQHKGLVNKFPLFTAVYKVCYEGQPVGEFIHCLQNHPEHM, encoded by the exons GGGCTCAGCCATTGCCAAGATCGTGGGCAGCAATGCAGCTCGCCTGGCACACTTTGACCCGCGGGTGACCATGTGGGTGTTTGAGGAAGACATTGGGGGCAGAAAGCTAACTGAGATCATCAACACGCAGCATGAGAATGTTAAATACCTGCCAGGGCACAAGCTGCCCCCCAATGTG GTGGCTATCCCAGATGTGGTCCAGGCTGCTACAGGTGCTGACATCCTAATCTTTGTGGTGCCCCATCAGTTCATTGGCAAGATCTGTGACCAGCTCAAAGGTCACTTGAAGGCCAATACAATTGGCATATCTCTTATTAAG GGGGTAGACGAGGGCCCCAAAGGGCTGAAGCTCATCTCTGAAGTGATTGGGGAACGCCTTGGTATCCCCATGAGCGTGCTGATGGGGGCCAACATTGCCAGCGAGGTGGCCGAGGAGAAGTTCTGTGAGACCACAATTG GCTGCAAGGATGTGGCCCAGGGACAGCTCctgaaggagctgatgcagacaccCAACTTCCGCGTCACTGTGGTACAGGAGGTGGACACAGTGGAGATTTGTGGGGCCTTAAAG AATATAGTGGCCGTTGGGGCTGGCTTCTGTGATGGGCTCGGCTTTGGTGACAACACCAAGGCAGCAGTGATCCGGCTGGGGCTCATGGAGATGATCGCCTTTGCCAAACTCTTCTGCAGTGGCTCCGTGTCCTCGGCCACCTTCCTGGAGAGCTGTGGTGTTGCCGACCTCATCACTACCTGCTACGGAGGGCGGAACCGCAAGGTGGCAGAGGCCTTCGCTCGCACTGGAAAG TCTATCGAGCAGCTGGAGAAAGAGATGCTGAATGGGCAGAAGCTCCAGGGGCCCCAGACAGCCAGGGAGCTACACAACATCCTTCAACACAAGGGCCTCGTGAACAA GTTCCCCTTGTTCACGGCTGTGTACAAAGTGTGCTACGAAGGGCAGCCCGTGGGTGAATTCATTCACTGCTTGCAGAACCACCCAGAACACATGTGA